In Canis aureus isolate CA01 chromosome 6, VMU_Caureus_v.1.0, whole genome shotgun sequence, one genomic interval encodes:
- the SDE2 gene encoding splicing regulator SDE2 isoform X1, with protein MAEAAPLVWVRGPGFGCKAVRCASARWSAQEVVRRHCRDQAVPVECFFVKCNGSLVDANDRVQHGAVYSLEPRLFGGKGGFGSMLRALGAQIEKTTNREACRDLSGRRLRDVNHEKAMAEWVKQQAEREAEKEQKRLERLQRKLAEPRPCFTSRAYQQQCHEMAERLEDSVLKGMQAASSKMVLAETGESRKRPNKSKADRGARAGKRKCFWLGMDGLQTAEESSSETSDDDGEEAPSTSGMSPQALDGGRDDMELAAGSSHHCPGASVPSAASQSPEPPPTPGTGSGHAVSAGRCARLGQSSAEGRVDETMAVEMEKSQEERGTKGEEPKEDEAAGPGATGELKQLEMAGRDRAAEAAPGEGRESAPLASLEGSQSGSTDSGQDTIDLLAFSSVAEMEALGLDRLKCELMALGLKCGGTLQERAARLFSVRGLTREQIDPALFAKPLKGKKK; from the exons ATGGCGGAGGCCGCGCCGCTGGTGTGGGTTCGCGGCCCCGGCTTCGGGTGCAAGGCGGTGCGCTGTGCCTCGGCCCGGTGGTCCGCCCAAGAAGTGGTCCGCCGACACTGCCGGGATCAG GCTGTTCCAGTGGAATGCTTTTTTGTGAAGTGCAATGGATCACTCGTTGATGCCAATGACAGAGTGCAGCATGGCGCGGTTTATAGTTTGGAACCCAGGCTCTTCGGTGGAAAAGGAG GGTTTGGATCTATGCTCCGTGCACTTGGTGCTCAGATTGAGAAGACAACCAATCGAGAAGCTTGCCGGGACCTCAGTGGAAGGAGGCTACGAGATGTCAACCATGAAAAAGC GATGGCTGAGTGGGTGAAACAGCAAGCTGAGCGAGAGGCTGAGAAGGAGCAGAAGCGCTTGGAGCGCCTGCAGCGGAAGCTTGCAGAGCCCAGGCCCTGCTTTACCAGCCGGGCATACCAGCAGCAATGCCATGAGATGGCTGAACGCTTGGAGGACTCTGTCCTCAAAG GCATGCAGGCTGCCTCCAGCAAGATGGTGTTGGCAGAGACTGGTGAGAGTCGGAAAAGACCCAACAAATCAAAAGCAGACAGAGGAGCCAGAGCAGGGAAAAGGAAGTGCTTTTG GTTGGGCATGGATGGACTGCAGACGGCAGAGGAGTCCAGCTCAGAGACCTCGGATGATGATGGGGAAGAAGCTCCTAGTACTTCGGGAATGAGCCCGCAGGCTCTAGACGGCGGCCGCGATGACATGGAGCTGGCAGCCGGGTCCTCCCACCACTGTCCAGGGGCAAGTGTGCCGAGTGCAGCCTCTCAGTCCCCGGAGCCACCGCCGACCCCAGGGACAGGCTCTGGGCATGCTGTCTCCGCAGGCAGGTGTGCTAGGTTGGGGCAGAGTTCTGCTGAGGGTCGTGTGGATGAGACGATGGCCGTGGAAATGGAGAAAagccaggaggagagggggaCAAAAGGTGAAGAGCCCAAGGAAGATGAGGCCGCAGGCCCTGGAGCGACTGGGGAGCTAAAGCAGTTGGAGATGGCTGGCAGGGACAGAGCTGCGGAGGCTGCGCCTGGAGAGGGCAGGGAAAGCGCCCCCCTTGCCAGCCTGGAGGGAAGCCAGTCAGGAAGCACA gATTCCGGTCAGGACACGATTGATCTGCTGGCATTCAGCTCTGTAGCTGAGATGGAGGCACTGGGTTTGGACAGGCTCAAGTGTGAACTGATGGCCCTGGGACTGAAATGTGGGGGCACCCTGCAGGAGCGGGCAGCGAGACTCTTCTCTGTCAGGGGACTGACAAGGGAACAGATTGACCCTGCTCTGTTCGCCAAGCCTTtgaaggggaagaagaaatga
- the SDE2 gene encoding splicing regulator SDE2 isoform X2, translating to MLRALGAQIEKTTNREACRDLSGRRLRDVNHEKAMAEWVKQQAEREAEKEQKRLERLQRKLAEPRPCFTSRAYQQQCHEMAERLEDSVLKGMQAASSKMVLAETGESRKRPNKSKADRGARAGKRKCFWLGMDGLQTAEESSSETSDDDGEEAPSTSGMSPQALDGGRDDMELAAGSSHHCPGASVPSAASQSPEPPPTPGTGSGHAVSAGRCARLGQSSAEGRVDETMAVEMEKSQEERGTKGEEPKEDEAAGPGATGELKQLEMAGRDRAAEAAPGEGRESAPLASLEGSQSGSTDSGQDTIDLLAFSSVAEMEALGLDRLKCELMALGLKCGGTLQERAARLFSVRGLTREQIDPALFAKPLKGKKK from the exons ATGCTCCGTGCACTTGGTGCTCAGATTGAGAAGACAACCAATCGAGAAGCTTGCCGGGACCTCAGTGGAAGGAGGCTACGAGATGTCAACCATGAAAAAGC GATGGCTGAGTGGGTGAAACAGCAAGCTGAGCGAGAGGCTGAGAAGGAGCAGAAGCGCTTGGAGCGCCTGCAGCGGAAGCTTGCAGAGCCCAGGCCCTGCTTTACCAGCCGGGCATACCAGCAGCAATGCCATGAGATGGCTGAACGCTTGGAGGACTCTGTCCTCAAAG GCATGCAGGCTGCCTCCAGCAAGATGGTGTTGGCAGAGACTGGTGAGAGTCGGAAAAGACCCAACAAATCAAAAGCAGACAGAGGAGCCAGAGCAGGGAAAAGGAAGTGCTTTTG GTTGGGCATGGATGGACTGCAGACGGCAGAGGAGTCCAGCTCAGAGACCTCGGATGATGATGGGGAAGAAGCTCCTAGTACTTCGGGAATGAGCCCGCAGGCTCTAGACGGCGGCCGCGATGACATGGAGCTGGCAGCCGGGTCCTCCCACCACTGTCCAGGGGCAAGTGTGCCGAGTGCAGCCTCTCAGTCCCCGGAGCCACCGCCGACCCCAGGGACAGGCTCTGGGCATGCTGTCTCCGCAGGCAGGTGTGCTAGGTTGGGGCAGAGTTCTGCTGAGGGTCGTGTGGATGAGACGATGGCCGTGGAAATGGAGAAAagccaggaggagagggggaCAAAAGGTGAAGAGCCCAAGGAAGATGAGGCCGCAGGCCCTGGAGCGACTGGGGAGCTAAAGCAGTTGGAGATGGCTGGCAGGGACAGAGCTGCGGAGGCTGCGCCTGGAGAGGGCAGGGAAAGCGCCCCCCTTGCCAGCCTGGAGGGAAGCCAGTCAGGAAGCACA gATTCCGGTCAGGACACGATTGATCTGCTGGCATTCAGCTCTGTAGCTGAGATGGAGGCACTGGGTTTGGACAGGCTCAAGTGTGAACTGATGGCCCTGGGACTGAAATGTGGGGGCACCCTGCAGGAGCGGGCAGCGAGACTCTTCTCTGTCAGGGGACTGACAAGGGAACAGATTGACCCTGCTCTGTTCGCCAAGCCTTtgaaggggaagaagaaatga
- the LOC144315953 gene encoding left-right determination factor 1-like, translated as MTPVWLCWALWALPLTGPGAALSGERILGGLLRQLHLSQVPVLDEGDVEALVTPAHVTAQYVALLRRSHGAHSRGKRFSQRFREVAGRWLATEASTHLLVFGMERRLPPNSELLRAVLRLFQEPVPRAALRRLERLSPHSARARVTIEWLQVRDDGPNRTSLVDSRLVSLHESGWKAFDVTEAVTFWQQLSRPRQPLLLQVSVQREHLGPPASGAHRLVRFASQGPTGAGQGEPRLELHTLDLGTYGAQGDCDPEVPVTQAARCCRQEVYIDLRGMKWAENWVLEPPGFLAYECVGTCQQPPRPLPFEWPLLGPRQCVPSETTSLPMIVTVKEGGRPRPRVVSLPNMRVQKCSCSWDGMPVPRKLEP; from the exons ATGACGCCCGTGTGGCTGTGCTGGGCCCTGTGGGCGCTGCCCCTGACCGGCCCTGGAGCTGCCCTGAGCGGGGAGCGGATCCTGGGCGGCCTGCTGCGCCAGCTGCACCTCAGCCAGGTGCCCGTCCTGGATGAGGGCGACGTGGAGGCACTGGTCACCCCTGCCCATGTGACAGCCCAGTACGTGGCCCTGCTGCGGCGCAGCCATGGGGCCCACTCCCGAGGGAAGAGGTTCAGCCAGAGATTCCGAG AGGTGGCGGGCAGGTGGCTGGCCACAGAGGCCTCCACGCACCTGCTGGTGTTTGGCATGGAGCGGCGGTTGCCCCCCAACAGTGAGCTGCTGCGGGCGGTGCTGCGCCTCTTCCAGGAGCCGGTACCCAGGGCGGCGCTCCGCAGGCTCGAGCGGCTGTCCCCGCACAGCGCCCGCGCCCGCGTCACCATCGAGTGGCTGCAAGTCCGAGACGACGGCCCCAACCGCACCTCCCTGGTGGACTCCAG GCTGGTGTCCCTCCACGAGAGCGGCTGGAAGGCCTTTGACGTGACGGAGGCCGTGACCTTCTGGCAGCAGCTGAGCCGGCCTCGGCAGCCCCTGCTCCTGCAGGTGTCGGTGCAGAGGGAGCACCTGGGCCCGCCCGCCTCCGGGGCCCACAGGCTGGTGCGCTTTGCCTCCCAGGGGCCCACGGGCGCCGGGCAGGGGGAGCCCCGGCTGGAGCTGCACACCCTGGACCTGGGGACCTACGG AGCTCAGGGCGACTGTGACCCCGAGGTGCCGGTGACGCAGGCTGCCCGCTGCTGCCGCCAGGAGGTGTACATTGACCTGCGGGGGATGAAGTGGGCCGAGAACTGGGTCCTGGAGCCCCCGGGGTTCCTGGCCTACGAGTGTGTGGGCACCTGTCAGCAGCCCCCGCGGCCTCTGCCCTTCGAGTGGCCGCTTCTGGGGCCACGGCAGTGCGTCCCCTCGGAGACGACATCGCTGCCCATGATCGTCACTGTCAAGGAGGGAGGCAGGCCCAGGCCCCGGGTGGTCAGCCTGCCCAACATGAGGGTGCAGAAGTGTAGCTGCTCCTGGGACGGGATGCCCGTGCCAAGGAAGCTAGAGCCTTAG